A region of uncultured Desulfobacter sp. DNA encodes the following proteins:
- a CDS encoding ABC transporter substrate-binding protein yields the protein MSLNMPCRFQALKKTAKPTVTMMMAAGIVILAAVLVFSCGQPVQRQFLRIGLPEEPKSMNIWLGTDANSRKIISQIYQPLYIRHPETLEIIPWLAQRDPVYDEKGLTFTVTLRKAKWSDGSDFTSDDVAFTKQLFFDFKIPRYYDKWKIIEKLETPDAHTVVFHLKEPSAIFMSRVMSAPIVSRKEWEPVATRALTQEKPLRFLQDFHIENPLGTGPFMLTEYKKDAFIYMQKNPYFFGTGKTIGGHLLGPYVASLLFSFYGTSDVAVLALKKGDIDFFWWDIQPGYIEDLQKQKNIDLYFNKQSALYYMGFNLRRLPFNDKALRLAVATVVDKQFILTRILQNFGTPMHSIVPSGNHFWYNPDVNKHGFGLTETQRIKKAVKILSGAGYSWQTPPVDAYGNVVTPSDILLPGGSPMEKLVILTPPADYDPKRAFAGTMIQEWLRKIGMPAYARPMAFNSLLDTVKETHDFDAFVLGYGQLNMDPDYLFSFFHSDNDKPRGWNMSGYHNPEYDKLADQQRMAVNTEERKKIIFEMQHILLEDLPYLPLYNPNIIEATLNTNFTGWVAKVDGIGNIWSMCVVK from the coding sequence GTGAGTCTAAATATGCCCTGCAGATTTCAAGCACTTAAGAAAACTGCCAAACCGACAGTTACCATGATGATGGCGGCTGGGATTGTGATCCTTGCAGCAGTGCTTGTGTTCTCATGTGGGCAACCTGTGCAAAGACAGTTTCTGCGCATTGGCCTGCCCGAAGAGCCTAAGTCTATGAATATCTGGCTGGGCACAGACGCCAACTCCCGAAAAATCATCAGTCAGATCTATCAGCCCCTTTATATCAGGCACCCTGAAACCCTTGAAATCATTCCCTGGCTGGCGCAAAGGGATCCTGTCTATGATGAAAAGGGGCTGACATTCACGGTTACACTGCGAAAGGCGAAATGGTCGGACGGGTCTGACTTTACAAGCGATGATGTGGCATTCACGAAACAGCTGTTCTTTGATTTTAAAATACCCAGATACTACGACAAATGGAAGATCATAGAAAAGCTTGAGACCCCGGATGCCCATACAGTGGTCTTTCATCTCAAAGAACCGTCAGCCATTTTTATGTCCCGGGTCATGAGTGCCCCCATTGTTTCACGAAAAGAGTGGGAACCTGTGGCCACCAGGGCGTTGACCCAGGAAAAACCATTGCGGTTCCTCCAGGACTTTCACATTGAAAATCCTTTGGGAACAGGCCCGTTCATGCTCACGGAATATAAGAAAGATGCCTTTATCTACATGCAGAAAAATCCCTACTTTTTCGGCACCGGTAAAACCATTGGCGGACATCTTCTTGGACCCTACGTGGCGAGCCTGCTCTTTAGTTTTTACGGCACCTCGGACGTGGCAGTTTTAGCCCTTAAAAAGGGCGACATTGATTTTTTCTGGTGGGATATTCAACCCGGATACATTGAAGATTTGCAAAAACAAAAGAACATTGATCTTTATTTTAACAAGCAAAGTGCCCTGTATTATATGGGATTTAATCTGAGAAGGCTGCCCTTCAATGACAAGGCCCTGCGCCTGGCTGTGGCCACCGTGGTGGACAAGCAGTTTATCCTGACAAGGATTTTGCAAAATTTTGGTACCCCCATGCACTCCATTGTACCTTCCGGAAATCACTTCTGGTACAATCCCGACGTAAATAAACACGGATTTGGCCTTACAGAAACCCAACGTATTAAAAAAGCGGTAAAGATTCTTTCCGGTGCCGGTTATTCCTGGCAGACTCCGCCCGTGGATGCCTATGGAAATGTGGTTACTCCCTCGGATATTCTTCTGCCCGGCGGCAGTCCCATGGAAAAGCTCGTCATCCTTACCCCGCCGGCCGATTATGACCCCAAGCGGGCCTTTGCCGGGACCATGATTCAGGAATGGCTGCGCAAGATAGGGATGCCTGCCTATGCCCGGCCCATGGCGTTTAACTCCCTTCTGGATACGGTCAAGGAGACCCATGATTTTGATGCTTTTGTGCTGGGGTACGGTCAACTCAACATGGATCCGGATTATCTGTTTTCCTTTTTCCATTCAGATAATGACAAACCCAGGGGGTGGAACATGAGCGGCTACCATAATCCAGAATATGACAAGTTAGCAGATCAGCAGCGTATGGCCGTAAATACCGAAGAACGCAAAAAAATTATTTTTGAAATGCAGCATATCCTCCTTGAGGACCTGCCATATTTGCCGCTGTATAACCCCAACATAATTGAGGCCACCCTGAATACAAATTTTACAGGATGGGTGGCGAAAGTGGACGGAATCGGTAATATCTGGTCCATGTGTGTGGTCAAATAA
- the gshB gene encoding glutathione synthase, which yields MKIGFLMDDLRKINPVWETTACLMHECNRRAHSVYFFEPHDLYIRKNKVVARMRNISVAPDLDIETYWAALLNCLDKEELIFETVEDLDTLFLRKNPPLNYQTMEFLEPVSDKVFMINSIHAVLNCSSKTYILNFPDIIPETHVSRDPVRLQRIIDEFGGDMVLKPLHGYGGHGVIKVSNRDQENLSSLVHFYVQSRLPYPDRTPVMVQEYLKSVRVDGDVRILLLNGEIIGAMGRKSLTGDFRTNVHVGGEAFRHEVTPAQIKICERIKERLIKDGLYFVGIDVIRDKLVEINPVSPGGIVRINQFDNVKLESKVIDFIEEKVSESKYALQISST from the coding sequence ATGAAGATCGGTTTTTTAATGGATGACTTAAGAAAGATAAACCCCGTGTGGGAGACCACCGCCTGTCTCATGCATGAATGCAATCGACGGGCGCATTCGGTTTATTTTTTTGAGCCCCATGACCTGTATATCCGGAAAAATAAGGTTGTGGCCCGTATGCGCAATATTTCTGTGGCCCCGGACCTGGACATTGAAACTTACTGGGCCGCTCTGCTCAATTGTCTGGATAAAGAGGAGCTGATTTTTGAGACGGTGGAGGATTTGGACACTCTTTTCCTTCGCAAGAATCCCCCTTTGAACTACCAAACCATGGAGTTTTTGGAACCGGTGAGCGACAAGGTTTTTATGATCAACTCCATCCACGCGGTTTTGAATTGCAGCTCCAAAACCTATATCTTGAATTTTCCTGATATTATTCCCGAAACCCATGTCTCCAGGGATCCGGTCCGCTTACAGCGGATCATTGATGAATTTGGCGGAGACATGGTGTTAAAACCCCTGCATGGCTATGGCGGCCACGGCGTGATCAAGGTCAGTAACAGAGACCAGGAGAATTTATCATCCCTGGTGCATTTTTATGTTCAGTCCAGACTGCCATATCCGGACCGTACACCTGTTATGGTCCAGGAGTACCTTAAATCTGTAAGAGTTGACGGGGATGTGAGAATTCTGCTGCTCAACGGTGAAATCATAGGTGCCATGGGCCGCAAATCCCTTACCGGGGATTTCAGAACCAATGTGCATGTCGGGGGAGAGGCGTTCAGGCATGAAGTGACACCGGCGCAAATAAAAATATGCGAGCGTATAAAAGAGCGTCTGATAAAAGACGGTCTCTATTTTGTGGGCATTGATGTGATCAGGGATAAACTGGTTGAAATCAATCCCGTCAGCCCCGGGGGAATTGTAAGAATCAATCAGTTTGACAATGTAAAACTTGAATCAAAAGTAATCGATTTTATAGAGGAAAAAGTCAGTGAGTCTAAATATGCCCTGCAGATTTCAAGCACTTAA